CGCGCGGCACTGGATATCCTGCGCGAGACCGGTGAACTGGAAGACATTTTTCGCGTACCGCTCGTCAGTGAGCCGTCGCCACGCTGATCGAAGCGTCGATTTTCCTGTCTTGCGTTACGTCTTCGAATAAATGGTGGGCAGGCTGGCCCAGCCACGCCCGCACCATGGAGCATGGTATGCATGGAGTCGGTATGAGTAGTACACCACCGTCAGTTCTTGCTGAGATTCGCCATCGCATCGGTTATCTCACGCTGAATCGACCAGAGGCGCTGAATGCCCTGAATCTGGACATGGTCCGCCTGTTACAGGCGCAGCTCGACCTGTGGCTCGCCAGTACGGATGTTCGGGTGGTGGTCATCCGTGCTGCAGGCAACCGCGCATTCTCGGTCGGTGGCGATGTACGTGTGCTGTATGAAAGTTACCAGGCTGGTGATACGGAGGCCGCCGAGACCTTCTTCACTGAAGAATACGCTCTTGATCTGTTGATTCATCACTACCCCAAGCCGATCATCGCGCTTGTCGACGGGTACGTGCTCGGCGGTGGTATGGGTCTGGCGCAGGGCGCTCTGACCATCGCCACTCGCCGTTCACGCCTGGGCATGCCGGAAACGGCAATCGGATTTTTCCCGGACGTGGGCGCAAGCTACTTCCTGTCGCGACTCCCGGGCGCCCTGGGTGCTTATCTGGGAGTTACCGGCCTGCAGCTGAGCGCAGCCGATGCGCGGTACGCCGGATTGCTGGACATCGTCGTCGAGGATGACGGGGTGGCGGCGGTTGAACTCGCTCTGGCTGGGCTGAACGGCGCCGACCAGGTATTTTCCATGTTCGAGCGTCAGCTGCGTGAAATGGGCCTGGCGCCGGAAAGCGAGCTTGAACAGCTGCGGCCGGCCATCGACCGACATTTTGCAGCAGCCAATCTGCGCGACATTCGCGACTCGCTGCGTAGCGAGCAGCACCCGGCCTGGCGTGGCTGGGCCGAGCAAACGCTCGCTCTGATGGAGACCCGCTCCCCTCTTGCAATGGCTGTGACGCTGGAACTGCTGGCTTGCGGCGAGCAATTGTCACTGGAGGAGTGTTTCGCGCTCGAGTTACACCTCGATAAGCAATGGTTCGAACATGGCGATATAGCCGAAGGCGTACGAGCGCTGCTGGTCGATAAAGACAAACAACCCCGCTGGAAAGTCGCAAGTATCGACCAGCTCGATGAGGACAGGATCAAGGGCTTTTTCGAAGGATTCGACTCCTAGCGAAAATCCCGGCTGCGCACGTCCAGCCCAGTGAGCAAAGGCGTCAGGTCCACCAGGCGGCCAGCGATCAGATGCGTGACGCCTTCTTTCATCTCCAGCCGGCCGTGCACTTCGAGCAGGCGCGAGCCGATCAACTCCTTGCGCTGCCGCTCACCCAGGTCCGCCCAGACGATCACATTGACCATGCCGAACTCGTCTTCCAACGTGACGAAAATCACGCCTGTGGCCGTGCCGGGCCGCTG
The nucleotide sequence above comes from Halopseudomonas xinjiangensis. Encoded proteins:
- a CDS encoding enoyl-CoA hydratase/isomerase family protein, which codes for MSSTPPSVLAEIRHRIGYLTLNRPEALNALNLDMVRLLQAQLDLWLASTDVRVVVIRAAGNRAFSVGGDVRVLYESYQAGDTEAAETFFTEEYALDLLIHHYPKPIIALVDGYVLGGGMGLAQGALTIATRRSRLGMPETAIGFFPDVGASYFLSRLPGALGAYLGVTGLQLSAADARYAGLLDIVVEDDGVAAVELALAGLNGADQVFSMFERQLREMGLAPESELEQLRPAIDRHFAAANLRDIRDSLRSEQHPAWRGWAEQTLALMETRSPLAMAVTLELLACGEQLSLEECFALELHLDKQWFEHGDIAEGVRALLVDKDKQPRWKVASIDQLDEDRIKGFFEGFDS